A region of Candidatus Leptovillus gracilis DNA encodes the following proteins:
- the nadD gene encoding nicotinate (nicotinamide) nucleotide adenylyltransferase: MGGIRVGLLGGTFDPPHLGHLWLAESARNQLHLDQVLFLPVGEPPHKPGNGVTAVTHRLSMTQLAIADHPAFYLDTTDSYRPPPHTTATLLPLIHAAQPEAELWLLLGSDSLRDFPTWFAPGQIIAHCRLAALARPGVVVDWAALETAVPGLRAATDMLVGPTVDISATAVRQWARQNHSLRYLVPTPVLDYIQQQTLYHQPQAQR, translated from the coding sequence GTGGGCGGAATAAGGGTTGGCTTACTGGGCGGGACGTTCGACCCGCCTCATTTGGGCCATTTGTGGCTGGCGGAATCGGCCCGAAACCAACTGCACCTGGACCAGGTGCTTTTTTTGCCTGTGGGCGAACCGCCGCACAAACCAGGCAATGGGGTAACGGCCGTCACCCATCGCCTATCCATGACGCAACTGGCCATTGCCGACCACCCCGCCTTTTACCTGGACACAACCGACAGTTATCGCCCGCCACCCCACACCACCGCCACTCTGCTGCCCCTGATTCACGCCGCCCAACCAGAGGCCGAACTATGGCTGCTGTTGGGCAGCGATTCATTACGCGATTTTCCAACGTGGTTTGCGCCGGGGCAAATTATCGCCCACTGCCGGTTGGCAGCGCTGGCGCGGCCGGGTGTCGTGGTAGACTGGGCGGCATTGGAAACGGCCGTACCCGGCCTGCGCGCCGCCACCGATATGCTGGTTGGCCCGACGGTGGACATTTCGGCGACGGCCGTGCGCCAATGGGCCAGACAAAACCATTCCCTGCGTTACCTGGTCCCCACACCCGTCCTCGACTACATCCAGCAGCAGACGCTCTACCACCAACCGCAGGCGCAAAGATAG